In a single window of the Bdellovibrio sp. ArHS genome:
- a CDS encoding TIGR02147 family protein — MSESNHPDVKSYLNIYQFLQDSYQYLKKSGDFSYEIWAQKLGVASKSYLRFAVLGQRKISDVLAQRLCEFFQLSETDREYFLLLVLYTQTKQEAQRNLYGRKLTQLLRRSLEVEDVAPPDELLANPLSVVVRNLLSFSDIPGTAEALAQVLGVSSKEIQDLLESLELAELVVRTEGRWQAVHDVVRVKDRSQSLALQRYHKASLERAIQAQQLPPEQRHYRALSVALSETEYLEYLQDLNEFATAVFSKFNTGAMEGRRLYQLNFNAFPWTEPVVLKL; from the coding sequence ATGAGTGAATCTAATCACCCGGACGTAAAATCCTATCTTAATATTTATCAGTTTTTGCAGGACTCTTATCAATATCTCAAAAAGTCAGGTGATTTCTCTTATGAAATTTGGGCCCAGAAGCTAGGCGTGGCCAGCAAATCGTACCTTCGGTTTGCCGTTCTGGGGCAAAGAAAGATTTCAGATGTCCTGGCTCAGAGACTTTGCGAGTTCTTTCAGCTTAGCGAGACGGATCGGGAGTACTTCCTACTGCTTGTTTTGTACACGCAGACGAAACAAGAAGCCCAGCGAAACTTATATGGGCGTAAACTCACGCAACTCCTTCGGCGTTCGCTGGAGGTCGAAGATGTGGCTCCCCCGGATGAGCTTCTCGCGAACCCCCTATCAGTGGTGGTCAGAAACCTTCTTAGTTTTTCAGACATCCCTGGAACTGCGGAAGCTCTGGCACAGGTGCTGGGTGTTTCCAGCAAAGAGATTCAGGACTTGCTGGAGTCTTTGGAATTGGCGGAACTGGTTGTGAGAACGGAGGGTCGATGGCAGGCCGTCCATGATGTTGTTCGTGTCAAAGACCGGAGTCAGAGTTTGGCTCTACAGCGGTATCATAAAGCCAGTCTTGAGCGCGCGATACAGGCCCAGCAATTACCGCCCGAGCAGCGCCACTACAGAGCTTTGAGTGTCGCTCTGAGTGAGACTGAGTATTTGGAGTATCTTCAGGATCTGAATGAATTTGCCACAGCAGTCTTTTCTAAATTCAATACCGGTGCGATGGAAGGAAGGC